One genomic region from Halorussus rarus encodes:
- a CDS encoding DegT/DnrJ/EryC1/StrS family aminotransferase, producing the protein MPTVPFLDFSREYEEIGSEVLAAAENVLRSGDYILGDHVEAFECRFAEYVGAANGIGVNSGSDALTLALDAVDIDKGDEVILPSHTFVSTADAVVHNGGVPVFVDIDPEMYTIDPSSVERNITEDTAAIIAVHLYGQPAEMSPLVDLADEYNLALIEDASQAHGATYEGRPVGGIGDIGCFSLYPTKNLGAYGDAGIAVTSDDKLAEHLRLAREYGSPRKYRYEFVGANSRLDELQAAFLNKKLEYLDGFNQRRRNCAAQYDSLLERIDTPKVAADSSHVYHLYVVQTPHRDALQAHLSENGVQTLIHYPTPVHQQPAYEDIGRTGDLSVTEATVDRILSLPIHPWCRSDEIEYVVEQIDEFEL; encoded by the coding sequence ATGCCTACAGTTCCATTCTTGGATTTCTCGCGGGAGTACGAAGAAATCGGATCGGAGGTACTCGCAGCAGCAGAGAACGTCCTGCGTTCTGGCGACTACATCCTCGGAGATCACGTGGAGGCGTTTGAGTGTCGCTTCGCGGAGTACGTCGGTGCGGCCAACGGTATTGGGGTCAACTCTGGATCCGACGCCCTTACCCTTGCACTTGACGCAGTAGATATCGACAAGGGTGACGAGGTGATACTACCCTCACACACGTTCGTATCTACCGCCGACGCAGTCGTCCACAACGGTGGGGTGCCCGTGTTCGTAGACATCGACCCGGAGATGTACACCATCGATCCAAGTAGCGTTGAACGGAACATCACGGAAGACACTGCAGCGATCATAGCAGTCCACCTCTACGGCCAGCCAGCGGAAATGAGCCCTCTCGTTGACCTCGCCGACGAGTACAACCTCGCCCTCATAGAAGACGCCTCTCAGGCTCACGGTGCCACGTACGAGGGCCGGCCAGTTGGCGGCATCGGGGACATAGGGTGCTTCAGCCTATATCCGACGAAGAACCTCGGCGCGTACGGTGACGCGGGAATCGCCGTGACTTCGGACGACAAACTGGCTGAACACCTCCGGTTGGCACGCGAGTATGGGTCGCCGCGGAAGTACCGCTACGAGTTCGTCGGCGCGAACAGTCGACTTGACGAGTTACAGGCGGCGTTCCTCAATAAGAAACTTGAGTACTTAGATGGGTTCAATCAACGACGGCGCAACTGTGCAGCACAGTACGATTCACTCTTGGAAAGAATCGACACTCCGAAGGTAGCAGCTGATTCGTCGCACGTCTATCATCTATACGTGGTCCAGACACCCCACCGAGACGCTCTCCAAGCGCACCTTTCTGAAAACGGTGTTCAGACCCTTATCCACTACCCAACACCAGTTCACCAGCAACCCGCGTACGAGGACATCGGGCGAACAGGAGACCTGTCGGTGACCGAGGCCACGGTGGATAGAATTCTCTCACTCCCGATACATCCGTGGTGCAGGAGCGACGAGATTGAATATGTCGTCGAACAAATCGATGAGTTCGAACTATGA
- a CDS encoding type II toxin-antitoxin system VapC family toxin, with translation MILDTSFVEDVTRQDSDAIAKADALSREGVPERLSVMTLYELYWGVGYVDSPQQERDTIDAVFASKEIYDITPEIARKAGRIAGQLASDGQPLNDPGDELIGATGVVHDEPVLTKNVDHFERIPGLEVETY, from the coding sequence GTGATACTCGATACCTCCTTCGTGGAGGACGTGACTCGACAAGATTCGGACGCCATCGCCAAGGCAGACGCCCTGAGTCGAGAGGGCGTCCCTGAACGGCTCTCGGTGATGACGCTGTACGAGCTCTACTGGGGAGTCGGATACGTCGACAGTCCCCAACAGGAGAGAGATACCATCGACGCCGTCTTCGCGTCGAAGGAGATCTACGACATCACCCCGGAGATTGCTCGCAAAGCGGGGCGGATCGCCGGGCAACTTGCCAGCGACGGCCAGCCACTCAACGATCCCGGTGATGAACTCATCGGGGCAACTGGCGTCGTGCACGACGAACCAGTCCTCACGAAAAATGTCGACCACTTCGAGCGAATCCCTGGTCTCGAGGTCGAAACGTACTGA
- a CDS encoding carboxymuconolactone decarboxylase family protein, which yields MARIPYVDQEELPPDKQSLLDTLSDETEPDDDSAHSLRGGTLNVYRAMANNADLLEAFQTYGTAVWDESGLTPHEREVAILSVAYHTDSRYEWHQHVRVALDEGLSPEEIRAVSGEEWDRLDPELAAIVEYVRDFVEGSVDDESHDRITDHYEDDVVLGIGMLVGTYLGLARVLDALDVETEVEFVGWDLENL from the coding sequence ATGGCACGGATTCCGTACGTGGACCAGGAGGAATTGCCCCCGGACAAGCAGTCGTTGCTCGACACGCTCTCGGACGAGACCGAACCGGACGATGATAGTGCCCACTCCCTGCGGGGCGGGACGCTGAATGTGTACCGAGCGATGGCGAACAACGCCGATCTCTTGGAGGCGTTCCAGACGTACGGGACGGCCGTGTGGGACGAGAGCGGCTTGACCCCACACGAGCGGGAGGTCGCGATTCTGTCGGTCGCGTACCACACCGACTCGCGCTACGAGTGGCACCAGCACGTCCGCGTCGCGCTCGACGAGGGGCTGTCACCGGAGGAGATTCGAGCGGTTTCCGGTGAGGAGTGGGACCGGTTGGACCCCGAACTCGCGGCCATCGTCGAGTACGTGCGGGACTTCGTCGAGGGTTCGGTTGATGATGAGTCTCACGACCGGATCACCGACCACTACGAGGACGACGTTGTGCTTGGTATCGGGATGCTCGTCGGGACGTATCTCGGCCTCGCGCGGGTGCTCGACGCCCTCGACGTCGAGACCGAGGTCGAGTTCGTGGGGTGGGACTTAGAGAACCTCTGA
- a CDS encoding glycosyltransferase family 2 protein produces the protein MSDSEPLVSVFVPTYNHEEYIEEAIESALQQEYENLEIVIGDDCSTDSTWDIISRYEAEYPEVITAFRNKENLGVTGNCNRVLKHCSGKFIAMHSGDDVMLPNKISKQVEVLESTPNCGFCYHNTEDFASETGKTIQRWNSRNDQPPRREDSVEAARSILEKQNSHVPPTSVMVYREGIPEPRFDDRVSVVSDWLFFLTYIMEYGGEVAYIDDVLSRRRIHDTNVSSDISSYDSDQYLALAIVEVNYPELRSAVLSYRGYLYYRRGVESIMAGEYETGRKMMIEQVRYSVHSWKWLGWWLYSWILQYRILKPDGEKQKSLLG, from the coding sequence ATGTCGGACTCAGAACCTCTCGTCTCGGTTTTTGTTCCTACATACAATCACGAGGAGTACATTGAGGAGGCGATTGAGTCAGCATTACAGCAGGAGTACGAGAACCTAGAGATCGTCATTGGGGACGACTGCTCAACGGATTCAACGTGGGACATAATTTCGCGTTACGAAGCGGAGTACCCGGAGGTAATCACGGCCTTTAGGAACAAGGAGAACCTTGGTGTTACAGGGAACTGCAACAGGGTGCTAAAGCACTGTAGTGGGAAATTTATCGCTATGCATTCTGGCGATGATGTTATGTTACCAAACAAAATATCCAAACAAGTAGAAGTACTTGAGTCGACGCCAAATTGCGGATTTTGTTACCACAACACCGAAGATTTTGCCTCAGAAACGGGTAAGACCATTCAACGATGGAATAGCCGCAATGATCAACCGCCTCGCCGAGAGGACAGCGTTGAGGCAGCTCGGTCTATTCTAGAAAAACAGAATTCTCATGTACCTCCTACAAGCGTCATGGTATACCGGGAAGGTATACCAGAGCCGAGGTTTGATGACCGTGTTTCCGTTGTATCAGATTGGTTGTTCTTCTTGACATATATAATGGAGTATGGCGGAGAAGTTGCGTATATAGATGACGTGCTCTCCCGTCGCCGTATCCATGACACTAATGTCTCAAGTGACATCTCATCGTACGATTCAGATCAATATCTGGCGCTTGCCATTGTTGAGGTAAATTATCCCGAATTACGGTCTGCAGTTCTTTCCTATCGAGGATACTTGTATTATAGGCGTGGCGTTGAGTCAATTATGGCCGGAGAGTATGAAACCGGCCGTAAAATGATGATTGAGCAGGTAAGGTACTCTGTACATTCGTGGAAATGGCTTGGATGGTGGCTGTACAGTTGGATTCTCCAGTACAGGATTCTAAAACCCGATGGCGAGAAACAAAAATCTTTACTTGGTTGA
- a CDS encoding ABC transporter ATP-binding protein, which produces MDTDSERIHHRKQLQALVRVAKYRPGFTAAIIAAGVFAAALEAVGLSFILPIIEIVKTPGNPAADADGLLMVFVAAYQTLGIPFTLATVVTGVSFVLTVRWTLTFVVRWLRGALVVDYTRELQTQAFENALDARISYFDREGSDDILNAIVTQAEYAGRVIQFVVNLLEQGLLCLIYLIIAFVLSPYLTVFAIVFLGGFSILFRYILESGYRIGDRVADANECVQQTAQAGTQGIRDTKLFGLKEELFDDFLNAVDMFATASIKQRRNQQAIQNFYNLLTAISVFVLIYLAIAFADMSLGSLGVFLFAMFRLGPKVSGLNSQLYEIENNLPHLVRTQQFIDELDQNQEPEANTESVPEEVRTITVDDIYFSYQSQDEEVLSGISLELKKGEFIGFVGESGAGKSTIVSLLARLYEPDSGEIRANDRSIHEMAIDKWREQIAIVQQDPFIFNDTLRYNLTIGNRDVSKKELDKVARIAKVDQFFDELPDGYETELGDQGVRLSGGQRQRVALARALLKEADVLILDEATSNLDSTLEKEVQTSIENLEREYAIIGIAHRLSTVQNADRIYTIDSGQIVETGQHEKLVANDGQYAKLYRVQSQSTETT; this is translated from the coding sequence ATGGATACCGATTCTGAGCGAATCCACCACCGGAAGCAACTCCAAGCTCTAGTGCGAGTTGCCAAATACCGGCCGGGATTTACGGCAGCGATTATCGCCGCCGGCGTCTTCGCGGCCGCTCTCGAGGCGGTCGGATTGAGCTTTATTTTACCTATTATCGAGATCGTGAAAACACCGGGTAACCCGGCAGCCGATGCTGATGGGTTACTGATGGTGTTCGTGGCAGCGTATCAGACGTTGGGAATACCGTTCACGCTCGCTACCGTAGTTACGGGCGTGAGTTTCGTCCTTACAGTTCGGTGGACGTTGACGTTCGTCGTCCGATGGTTGCGTGGGGCACTGGTCGTCGACTACACGCGAGAGCTACAGACACAGGCGTTCGAAAACGCACTCGATGCGCGGATTAGCTACTTCGACCGGGAGGGGTCTGACGATATTCTCAATGCAATTGTCACGCAGGCTGAATATGCTGGTCGTGTCATCCAGTTCGTAGTTAATTTGCTTGAACAGGGACTTTTGTGTCTTATATACTTAATCATTGCATTCGTACTTTCACCCTACCTTACAGTCTTTGCGATAGTATTCCTTGGTGGATTTTCAATTCTCTTCCGCTACATTCTGGAATCGGGTTATAGAATAGGTGACCGAGTTGCTGACGCGAATGAGTGCGTCCAACAGACAGCACAAGCAGGGACACAGGGTATTAGAGATACGAAGCTTTTTGGGCTGAAAGAGGAACTCTTTGACGATTTCCTAAATGCTGTCGATATGTTTGCCACTGCAAGCATCAAACAGCGACGTAACCAGCAAGCGATTCAAAATTTCTATAACCTGTTGACGGCGATTTCGGTGTTTGTGTTGATTTACCTCGCTATTGCATTTGCTGATATGTCGCTCGGATCACTCGGTGTTTTTCTCTTCGCAATGTTCAGGCTCGGACCAAAAGTGAGTGGCCTCAATTCACAACTGTATGAAATCGAGAACAATCTCCCCCATCTTGTTCGAACGCAACAATTCATTGACGAACTTGACCAAAATCAGGAACCGGAAGCCAATACAGAGTCTGTCCCAGAAGAAGTACGAACTATCACGGTTGATGATATCTATTTTTCTTATCAAAGCCAAGATGAGGAGGTTCTATCTGGGATATCTCTAGAGTTGAAAAAAGGTGAATTCATTGGGTTCGTCGGTGAATCCGGTGCTGGGAAATCGACCATCGTGTCGCTATTGGCTCGTCTGTACGAACCTGATTCCGGGGAAATACGGGCAAACGACCGTTCAATTCATGAAATGGCAATCGATAAGTGGCGGGAACAAATCGCAATCGTTCAGCAGGATCCCTTCATTTTCAATGATACACTCCGATATAATTTAACCATCGGAAATAGGGATGTTTCCAAGAAAGAGTTAGACAAAGTTGCGCGAATCGCCAAGGTAGATCAATTCTTCGATGAGTTGCCTGATGGGTACGAAACAGAACTTGGAGATCAGGGGGTGCGACTCTCTGGTGGGCAGCGACAGCGAGTTGCATTGGCTCGAGCACTATTAAAGGAAGCAGACGTGCTGATACTAGACGAAGCCACGAGCAATCTTGATTCGACACTGGAGAAGGAGGTCCAAACATCTATCGAGAATCTGGAACGAGAGTACGCGATAATCGGAATCGCCCATCGACTATCGACAGTACAGAATGCTGACCGAATATATACCATCGATTCAGGACAGATTGTCGAGACCGGCCAGCACGAAAAACTCGTCGCAAACGATGGACAATATGCAAAACTATACCGAGTACAGTCACAGAGTACGGAAACGACATAA
- a CDS encoding DUF4330 domain-containing protein: MNLIDDKGRLFGTVNIIDALAVLLVLAVAGAGTAFVLGADETEPAATQHQTTVTLQITDVQPYVADAIPEGSIDTDRVADVTNKSVRPTKVVVSDQNGTLHVRDHPRKRTVTLAVALNTTVANGEPTFDGEALEVGRQLTLDFGPVTATGNVTEVADSN, translated from the coding sequence ATGAATCTCATCGACGACAAGGGCCGCCTCTTCGGCACCGTCAACATCATCGACGCGCTCGCCGTTCTGCTCGTCCTCGCGGTTGCCGGCGCAGGCACTGCATTCGTTCTCGGCGCCGACGAGACCGAACCGGCAGCCACCCAGCACCAGACCACGGTCACGCTCCAGATTACCGACGTCCAACCCTACGTCGCCGACGCCATCCCCGAGGGATCGATCGACACGGACCGCGTCGCCGACGTCACGAACAAGTCGGTCCGCCCGACCAAGGTGGTCGTTAGCGACCAGAACGGGACGCTCCACGTGCGCGACCATCCGCGGAAGCGAACCGTGACGCTAGCCGTCGCTCTGAACACTACGGTCGCGAACGGCGAACCGACGTTCGACGGCGAGGCGCTCGAAGTCGGCCGGCAGCTCACGCTCGACTTCGGTCCAGTCACTGCGACCGGAAACGTCACGGAAGTCGCTGACAGCAACTGA
- the rfbB gene encoding dTDP-glucose 4,6-dehydratase: MRILVTGGAGFIGSNFVHYVLGNHEDDEVVTLDALTYAGTRDNLDGVLDNSRHKFVKGDIGDRELVSDLVSDVDAVVNFAAESHVDRSIEGAKPFVSTNVQGTQTLLDAAKEANVKRFLQISTDEVYGQVLDGRFAEDDQLNPRNPYAATKAGADLLAQSYQTTHDLPVLITRTCNNFGPRQHSEKLIPKFIQNAAAGKPLPVYGDGSNVREWLYVEDNCRAIDLVLREGEVGEVYNIGSHTEKTNLEVTKLILDAVGASKDLIEFVEDRAGHDQRYALESRKINALGWDPCYSFEEALDLTVDYYLD, translated from the coding sequence ATGCGCATTCTCGTCACAGGCGGCGCTGGGTTTATCGGTTCAAACTTCGTTCACTACGTCCTTGGTAACCACGAAGACGATGAAGTCGTCACATTAGATGCACTGACGTACGCTGGCACCCGAGATAACCTAGATGGTGTCCTCGACAACTCACGCCACAAGTTCGTCAAAGGCGATATCGGTGACCGAGAACTAGTTTCTGACCTCGTTTCAGATGTTGACGCAGTCGTCAACTTTGCGGCAGAGTCTCACGTTGATCGCTCTATCGAGGGTGCAAAACCATTTGTATCGACGAATGTCCAAGGCACGCAGACGCTTCTTGACGCGGCCAAGGAGGCCAACGTCAAACGGTTCCTCCAGATTTCGACTGACGAAGTTTACGGCCAAGTCCTTGACGGGAGATTTGCCGAAGACGACCAATTGAATCCACGGAATCCCTACGCTGCGACGAAGGCGGGTGCCGACCTACTTGCTCAGAGTTATCAGACAACCCATGACCTACCCGTGCTCATCACGCGTACCTGTAACAACTTCGGCCCGAGACAGCACTCTGAGAAACTAATACCGAAATTCATTCAGAATGCTGCTGCCGGTAAACCGTTACCGGTATACGGAGATGGGTCAAATGTTCGTGAGTGGCTATACGTGGAGGACAACTGCCGTGCAATCGACCTTGTTCTCCGAGAAGGGGAGGTCGGCGAAGTCTACAATATCGGCAGTCACACCGAAAAGACAAACCTCGAAGTCACCAAGCTAATTCTTGACGCCGTTGGTGCGTCTAAAGACCTAATCGAGTTTGTCGAGGATCGAGCTGGTCACGACCAGCGATACGCACTTGAAAGCAGAAAGATTAACGCACTTGGCTGGGACCCCTGCTATTCCTTCGAAGAAGCCCTAGATTTGACTGTTGACTACTATCTTGACTGA
- a CDS encoding antitoxin VapB family protein yields the protein MGTDYKSVRLTEEAYETLEKRKREDETFSETVERLARERPISDLAGLFADEDIEAIRTARTKNYETYTERREQEWEE from the coding sequence ATGGGGACCGACTACAAGAGCGTCCGACTCACCGAAGAGGCGTACGAGACGCTCGAAAAGCGGAAGCGGGAGGACGAGACGTTCTCGGAGACGGTTGAACGACTGGCGAGAGAGCGGCCAATCAGTGATCTCGCCGGCCTCTTCGCGGACGAGGATATCGAGGCGATTCGGACCGCACGAACGAAGAATTACGAGACCTATACCGAGCGTCGCGAACAGGAGTGGGAGGAGTGA